Proteins encoded by one window of Bacteroidota bacterium:
- a CDS encoding glycosyltransferase family 4 protein, whose translation MAYDRRLKVLALFYDIHRPPEEELRRLEKSNQTPRASIFRDEFNADILDSRMLEKAPAIRRAFYRFLPTELAQIIEAYIIHQEYDVVLSWYERAAFSFALLCKITGRKSVPHVAMCSWPGRGIKAILLRLAHSRITRLIMWSTVQRALVVNKLHVPVAKIDFVHYFVDQNFFRPIPRETDMICSVGSEMRDFPTFLEAMRGLDMACHIAAGTLHRKRSRWVTAVDSLDELPPNVTVGRRNFLELRELYARSRFVVIPLLQSDTDNGITCILEAFAMGKPVICSRTSGQVDVIREDVTGLFVPVGDPVELRKAILHLWNNPNEVERMGRAARKYIEEEQTLDGFVSSVKSVVQSVVESRQVTSKNSAPNNQRISDHVGGQLCEKQPRKSATAN comes from the coding sequence ATGGCTTATGACAGACGCCTGAAAGTTCTGGCGTTGTTCTATGATATTCACCGCCCGCCGGAAGAGGAGTTGCGGCGGCTTGAAAAGAGTAATCAGACGCCCCGGGCGTCAATTTTTCGTGACGAATTCAATGCAGATATCCTGGACAGCAGAATGCTCGAAAAGGCTCCTGCAATACGACGTGCATTCTACCGCTTTCTGCCGACGGAATTGGCACAAATAATCGAGGCGTATATTATCCATCAAGAGTATGATGTGGTCTTATCGTGGTATGAACGGGCTGCATTTTCTTTTGCATTGCTCTGCAAAATAACAGGCCGAAAATCGGTTCCTCATGTCGCAATGTGCAGCTGGCCCGGAAGGGGCATCAAGGCTATTCTCCTCAGGCTTGCGCACTCCCGCATTACACGCCTGATTATGTGGTCGACGGTGCAACGGGCGCTTGTTGTGAACAAACTTCACGTGCCTGTGGCAAAGATAGATTTTGTTCACTATTTTGTTGACCAAAATTTCTTTCGACCGATTCCCCGGGAAACGGACATGATCTGTTCCGTGGGCAGCGAAATGCGCGACTTCCCGACGTTCTTAGAGGCCATGCGCGGACTTGATATGGCCTGCCACATTGCCGCCGGAACGTTGCATCGCAAACGCTCACGCTGGGTAACGGCTGTCGATTCTCTGGACGAACTGCCTCCGAATGTGACGGTGGGAAGAAGGAACTTTTTGGAGTTGCGTGAGCTTTATGCACGATCCCGTTTTGTGGTCATACCATTACTCCAATCGGATACTGACAACGGCATTACATGTATCCTTGAAGCTTTTGCTATGGGCAAACCTGTTATTTGTTCGCGTACAAGCGGGCAGGTTGATGTCATCCGGGAAGACGTAACGGGGCTTTTCGTGCCTGTTGGCGATCCGGTCGAGCTTCGCAAAGCAATCCTGCATCTGTGGAACAATCCGAACGAGGTTGAACGCATGGGGCGGGCGGCACGCAAATATATTGAGGAAGAACAAACCCTCGATGGGTTCGTGAGCAGCGTTAAATCGGTTGTTCAGTCCGTCGTTGAATCTCGACAAGTGACAAGTAAAAATTCAGCACCAAACAACCAACGAATTTCAGATCATG